The nucleotide sequence GTATATATCCCGATGCTTTTAATATTGACCCAAATACCGGAACTCTAAAAAAAGTACTTTTTACAATGGTTTTTTGCTTTTCGAAAAGAGAAACAAAAAGAAGCGGATCAAAATAAGACAGGTGGTTACATACTATCACGCCAGACCGGATAGAGCGGACTTCGTCTGAAATATTAAACGTCAGTGTTGGGATCAGCAGCCTGGACAGTAAAAAAAAACTTCTAAAAAAAAGATGGTTTAACTTTTGAAAAGCACTCTCGCGATGGGTTGAAAATATTAATGCTCCCAGGTAAAAAGGCGAAAAAAATACAGCAAATCCAAATATTAAATATATCCAGTGGAGCAAAGTAACTGTAAAATCAAAGGCAGGTTTGAGGAATATGAAAGAAGGCCGCATGTTGTGATTATTCAAATTTCTTAACAATCAAACCGGTATTTACACCGCCAAAGGCAAAATTTTGTATTGCGGCAATTCGTACATCTTCTTCAATCACCCGCGTCACATGCCTGATCATGGAACATCTTTCATCCACTTCATCCAGATTTAAGGTGGGTGCGATAATACCATTTTCCATCATGTATAAGGTTAACACCGTTTCTATCACACCGCACGGCGCCATGGTATGCCCCATATAGCTTTTCAGCCCGGTCACAAACGGTATGTCTTTATATATTTTATGAATCGCCTGGGCTTCAATTACGTCTCCCATTTTTGTTGCGGTGGCATGGGCGCTGATAAAGTCAACCTCGTCCGGGTTGATTTTTGCATTTTCAAGGCATAGCCTGATTGTCTCAGTTATTCCAAGAATGTTCGGCAGTATAAGGTCCCCACCATTATTGTTGGATGAAAATCCGATGATCTCACCCAATATGTTGGCTCCCCTGCTTTTAGCATGCTCATACTCTTCCAGCATTAACGCCCCGGCTCCTTCTCCCACCACGAGACCGTCCCTCCTCGCATCAAACGGGCGGGGCGTATTGGCCGGAGTATCATTAAAATCTGTTGAACAGGCCAGAAGGTTATCAAAAACAGCGACAGTGGTGGTATCATATTCATCGGCTCCGCCGCAAATCATGGCATCCTGCATACCGAATTTAATCATTTCATATCCATAACCGATTGACTGACTGCTGGTGGTGCATGCGGTTGAGGAAGAAATCACCCGGCCGGTTATTTCAAACATCTTGGTGATATTAACCGCCGTGGTATGAACCATTGACTTAAGGTAATCGACCGCACCTATAGCTGAAAATTTTGAACGTTCACCGCTGAAAAAGTTTTTATATATGTCTCTCTGAACGGTGGGGCTTCCGTGAATTGAACCAAAAGCGACTCCAAGCCGGCCTGAAGAAAGCAATTGCCTGTCAAACCCGGCCTGTTCAATCACTTCCTTGGCCACCTGGCAGGCATAATATGCGACCGGCCCCATCGTCTTCCGATATTTTCTTTTAAAATCATACTCAACGGGGTAATCGACTGTTCCGAAAACTTTAGAGTGGATAAAACCGGATAAAAGGCCATCTTCCCGCAGTTCTTTCACTCCTGAAACGCCATGGATCAGGTTGTTAAGAATTTCTTCTTTGGTATGACCAATGGGTGTAATGGCGGAAGCCGCCGTGATGACAACTCGTCTTTCCATAATATTTTCATCCGGTTTAAGCTTGATGGCGTCGCAACAACTCTGATTTACACGGTTTCGTAAAAAGTCCAAATTC is from Thermodesulfobacteriota bacterium and encodes:
- a CDS encoding lysophospholipid acyltransferase family protein; protein product: MRPSFIFLKPAFDFTVTLLHWIYLIFGFAVFFSPFYLGALIFSTHRESAFQKLNHLFFRSFFLLSRLLIPTLTFNISDEVRSIRSGVIVCNHLSYFDPLLFVSLFEKQKTIVKSTFFRVPVFGSILKASGYIPSTSAGAFSSLMIERVEKMGEFLSSGGNIFIFPEGTRSIDGSIGTLNEGAFKIARRFKAPLKVCLIKNTNELYRPKTSLLNTDIREPIEIKLIGSIEPDVNGHRISVAELMRQARILFEKGRPPG
- a CDS encoding beta-ketoacyl synthase N-terminal-like domain-containing protein — translated: MERRVVITAASAITPIGHTKEEILNNLIHGVSGVKELREDGLLSGFIHSKVFGTVDYPVEYDFKRKYRKTMGPVAYYACQVAKEVIEQAGFDRQLLSSGRLGVAFGSIHGSPTVQRDIYKNFFSGERSKFSAIGAVDYLKSMVHTTAVNITKMFEITGRVISSSTACTTSSQSIGYGYEMIKFGMQDAMICGGADEYDTTTVAVFDNLLACSTDFNDTPANTPRPFDARRDGLVVGEGAGALMLEEYEHAKSRGANILGEIIGFSSNNNGGDLILPNILGITETIRLCLENAKINPDEVDFISAHATATKMGDVIEAQAIHKIYKDIPFVTGLKSYMGHTMAPCGVIETVLTLYMMENGIIAPTLNLDEVDERCSMIRHVTRVIEEDVRIAAIQNFAFGGVNTGLIVKKFE